The Oncorhynchus kisutch isolate 150728-3 linkage group LG14, Okis_V2, whole genome shotgun sequence genomic sequence AAATCAAACTGGATGAATAATTGAAAGAGAATAGACTGGGAACGAAACAGATATTCTCATAGACTGTTCATTAAGTGGTGTACAACAAATATGAATGGAACTCTATTGGGAACATATGGTAGGAAGGATGGAGGTGAGACGTTCAGACAAATAAGGACAGAAGGGAAACGTTctcatacagtgcatttgaaaagtattcagatccttccctttttccacattctgttacatcACAACCTTATTCtcaaattattttattattttatacagATACAgcggggcaaaaaaagtatttagtcagccaccaattgtgcaagttctcccacttaaaaagatgagaggcctgtcattttcatcataggtacacttcaactatgacagacaaaatgagaagaaaaaaaatatttttttatgaatttatttgcaaattatggtggaaaataagtatttggtcaataacaaaagtttctctcaatactttgttatataccctttgttggcaatgacagaggtcaaatgttttctgtaagtcttcacaaggttttcacacactgttgctggtattttggcccattcctccatgcagatctcctcaagagcagtgatgttttggggctgttgctgggaaacacggactttcaactccctccaaagattttctatggggttgagatctggagattggctaggccactccaggaccttgaaatgcttcttacgaagccactccttcattgcccgggcagtgtgtttgggatcattgtcatgctgaaagacccagccacgtttcatcttcaatgccgttgctgatggaaggaggttttcactcaaaatctcacgatatatgtccccattcattctttcctttacacggatcagtcatcctggtccctttgcagaaaaacagccccaaagcatgatgtttccaaccccatgcttcacagtaggtatggtgttctttggatgcaactcagcattctttatcctccaaacacgacgagttgagtttttaccaaaaagttatattttggtttcatctgaccatatgacattctcccaatcttcttctggatcatccaaatgctctctagcaaacttcagacgggcctggacatgtactggcttaagcagggggacacgtatggtactgcaggatttgagttcctggcggcgtagtgtgctactgatggtaggctttgttactttggtcccaggtctctgcaggtcattcactaggtccccccgtgtggttctgggatttttgctcaccgttcttgtgatcattttgaccccacagggtgagatcttgcgtggagccacagatcgagggagattatcagttgtcttgtatgtcttccatttcctaataattgctcccacagttgatttcttcataCCAAGcggcttacctattgcagattcagtcttcccagcctggtgcaggtctacaatgttgtttctggtgtcctttgacagctctttggtcttggccatagtggagtttggagtgtgactgtttgaggttgtggacaggtgttttttatactgataacaagttcaaacaggtgccattaatacaggtaacgagtggaggacagaggagcctcttaaagaagaagttaccggtctgtgagagccagaaatcttgcctgtttgtaggtgaccaaatacttattttccaccataatttgcaaataaattcattaaaaatcctacaatgtgattttctggattttttttctcattttgtctgtcatagtggaagtgtacctatgatgaaaattacaggcctctctcatctttttaagtgggagaacatgcacaattggtgtctgactaaatacttttttgccccactgtatatacagatatacagatctggggaagggtaccaaaacatttctgcagcattgaaggtccccaagaacacagtggcctcaatcattcttaagtggaagaagtttggaaccaccaagacttttcctagggttggccgcccggccaaactgaaatatcgggggagaagggtcttggtcagggagtgaccaagaacccgatggtcactctgacagggctccagagttcctctgtggaaatgggagaaccttccagaaagataAGCATCTCCgcagcacaccaccaatcaggcctttatggtagccaCTCCAGTAAAAGGcaagacagcccacttggagtttgccaaaaggcacctaaaggactctcagaccatgagaaacagatgatctggtctgatgaaaccaagattgaactgtttggcctgaatgccaagcatcacacctggaggaaacctggcaccatccgtacagtgaaacatggtggtgtcagcgtcatgatgtggggatgtttttcagcggcagggactgggagatcaGTCAGGATCGAATGAAAgataaatggagcaaagtacagagagatccttgatgaaaacctgctacagagtactcaggacctcagactggggtgaaggttcaccttccaagaggacaacaaccctaagcacacagccaagacaacacaggagtggcttcgggacaagtctctgaatgtccttgagtggcccagccagagcccggacatgaacctgatcgaacatctctggagagacctgaaaatagctgtgcagcgacacgcctcatccaacctgacagagtttgagatggtctgcagagaagaatgggagaaactccccaaatgcagttgtgctagcttgtagcgtcatactcaagaagattcgaggctgtaattgctgccaaagatgctttaacaaagtactgagtaaagggtctgaaattATGTAAATGcaatctgtttttatttgtaatacatttgcaaaaatttctaaaatatctgtttttgctttgtcattatggggtattgtgtgtagattgatgagggggaaaaataaggctgtaatgagacaaaatgtgggaaaaggtcaagaggtctgaatactttccaaatgcactgtgtctTATGGATCAGGCAAGTGGCAGTTTTTAAATCAAACTTTAGTCTGAACAAGCATAACAGGGAAGAGACAAACATCCCTTTGTTTGATATTGCTTGTGGGCATTTTCAAAATTAGATTTTACACAGGCATTAGTTAAGTAGTTACAACGGAAAAGTAACAGGGGCCACACTGGTAAAAGTAAGTGGAAATTCACACAGTAAGCATTATTTGAATTGCAACTTAgtaataacatgtgatttgataAGTGTTTCAGTGTTTTTCTGGCTTATATGATATTCAAGTAAAACTGGAGTCAGCATAATTATCTTCTAAAACAAATCATTTGCAGTGACTTATAGACATGTGTACCTAGTTTTGATTTGCAAAAGACCATGTGGAACATTACATGCTCTGCTGTGGCAGCGGACGAAAACCATTACTGCATATTCAGTTGTAGGTAGATCAGATAGGCAGAAATTACGTTTGTCAAACGTTGAATGACTACGAAgattagggcggcaggtagctttgGGACAATATCGGGAGTCTGTATATTTGTTAGACTCCCTGAGTTGTGCATAGTTCTGGTGGCTGGCGACGGAAAATAACTCTAACActagggttggggagtaacggattagaCATAAATTtaaatttgttccacctgagcgactCTGACCACTATgacgacacaccaaatgtgtttgatgggtcgggggaaaagagcaggaataggcttttgtaggctacagtccaagctaggTCTTCCAATGgtacgactgctgtcggcatccaaagattatccaacttgaataaacgcttggaggtaaggatgacagcagtgtagTCTACGATGATACGGATGTCACTTATTATTTATatcatagcgcattgatgtgaatcccACTGCTgatctctcatttagctatttgtgccttacggattgtggttgttgtagatgacaatgtgtatttgaaccaaaaaatggttgaattcaagaagtttaagctgcctatcaatcattgtttttaaaaccagtggacagccagtgaaaaatatACTCTtgaaacagctgcatagtgaggatcccagcctatggaataaaagtggggctttattgctcaatctaattcatgctgataaaaaaaagAATCCAAAGGCccaatggacacatgctcaaacttgcaCTTTTGATCGCCCTTTTAAGTctatctgtagttgctacatccatttggGGATTTATAAATTATACatattaatgtaaagatataatgtaaagatataattgaatcatattattatatgtactggaaagcgatgggttagaagaagcctacataaccaacccataaagtaaaatgtaacatccatatgaCCAGCTAAGTCAaatttaacattgatttatcctacagtagatgtcgttcaattggtaacatacatttttgtcttctaatgcctcttaaggggaaagtaatctaaaagtaatgtaatgtaatcagattatgttactgagttcGGGTAATCCAAaaattacgttactgattacaatttgggacaggtaactagtaacgaacggattacatttagaaagtaacccaCCCAAACTTGCGCTACAACAATATAGCCGGCTTCATCAAGAAAATGTTTCCTGTCAGCAAAGGCATATGAATAATCTCAAGAAACTGTATTTGTAAAGTGAAATATGTCCCCCGGTATTAAAAAAAAGCGTCTGAATCCAACTTTTGTCTGAACAGCACCATATTCCTTGAGTTAGACACCAAGCTGCCTTTAGACCACGCACTTTACACATATATGGTGTGGTTCGGACAAAAATTGTATTGAGAAGTTTATTTGATAGCAAGGGTCATTTCACTTTATTGCTGGTAAGTAGAGTTCATAGAGATTATACAAATGCCTTCGTTGACaggatttttgttgttgacatAGTCGGCTATATTGTGGTAGGGTTATTCTCGGTCACGACCCACCAGAACGATTCACAACTCAGGGAGTCCAACCAATACACAGACTCCCGATGTGTCCCAAAGCTATgccgcaggtagcctagcggttgagAGCGTTagggtcactggttcaaatctccgagccaactaggtgaaaaatctgacgatgtgcccttgagccaAAGAGCTTAAATCAAATTGTTCCTGTAACTCGCTCTGGCTaagattgtctgctaaatgacttaaatgtaatAAAAGACAAATTAACTTCTCTAACAGTGCTGAAGTTACATATACATACAAAAGCATCTTTATTCAAAATACAGGCGCAGTTTTGACAGACAATTTCAGGCACCTTTACAGCACTCTCTTTATCCTTACACACTGTTTCCAGTAAAGCCCTCTTGGACCTGGTACCCTTGGCATGACCACGGTGCTCCAAATGAGAGCCACGAtctgtcctcccttcctctctgtcctcatTCCCCCTTGCTATCGCTCGTCCCCTGGGTCCCCAGAACACTCTCCAGCCTGCGTTGCCGGATGGAAGGCAGCTGGTCGTAAGTGTTGAAGCCCAGCTCAGCGTCTTTCTGGGGCAGCCTAAACAGCAGCAGGTGGCTCCTCAACACCTAGATAGGATAGGACAGATGttaggggagaggaggaatggcAGGAGGATAAGAAGGCTGTGGGGAAGGAGTCAGGAGCAGTGGAGAGATGGAAGACCCCGGGGgaaggtgagtgagtgtgtacctCATCAGTCAGGTAGTGAGTCTTCCTCAGGAGGCTACGACGGGCTGTTTCCACCTGCTGGTCCACACCCTGGGCCTGTGACGTGCTCTGTACCTGTGACGCTGCGCACTGAGAGAAGATGAAGGTGTTAAGGTGGGACAGAGCCACCACGTAGAGCACAGGACACCAGCACAGCCTCAGTGTCCCTGTCACCAGCGCCCGGAAGTAGAGgcgcagcagagggagagagtcctCCGGGGGTGACGTGAACCTCTCCATAGGGATGGCCAActaggaggaacagagagaggggctcATTTAGCCTCTCTTTATGTCACATGTTTTAGACACATTGTCAAATGGCACAACATTGCAGCAAGTGACAAGAGCCCCAAGACCTCGATCTACTGGCTGTCTACACAATAATGTACCCTGTGCTCTCTACCGCAACATTCAACCCAGTGTGTTAACCAGCCTCCCTCTCACCTGTTCCAGAGTTACCCCTAGGGAGCGCAGTAGGCCCACGTGTTCCCCAAACAGAGTCAGCCTCATGGTGACACTGAAGCGCCTCTGCAGAGGCAGGAGGATGACGCAGCCAAACAGGGGGTCCCCGAATGACACCGCCTCAAACTGCCCCACCAGGGCAGAATAGAGGTCATTGAAGGAGGCCAGGCCTGTAGGAGGGGAGTTgaggtccagagcctccagctgaGAGGGCCTGGTGAGCAGCCTGAAGAGAGCCCAGGTCAGCCTCTGGACAGGCATCTCCATGAAAAGATCACTGGAGCACAGGAAGATACAAGCCAGACGGGCCAGCTTGGCTACAGGCAATACCACCCTGAGGGCATCCTCCCTCCAGAcctccagcagcagcagccacTGCAGGCAGTGTGTGACCGAATGCACTGCCCCCGCAGGGAGCGACTCCACCTGCAGGCCCCCTCCGTCCGGTGCACCCGCCCGCTCGTACAGGCTGACGAGTGGCAGGAAGGGCCAAtcggaggggaggaagggtccAGAAAGTTCTGGGAGGAGCTGGGTGTTGAGCCAGGGCGTTCTGCCCAAGTGGAAGtccctggaggagaggacagagggctCCATGTGGGCCAGGTGGGAGAGGTAGCAGCCCCGGACAGAGGGCAGCTGGACACAGGCTTCCCTCAGCAGAGGACCCAGGgtctggaggggaggggaggagcgcTCCTGGACCCGCAGCTCAGACATCTCTGCAGCCTCAGGCCCTCCAATCTGACCCTCTCTGGAAGACAGGGAGAATGGAATAGTTGAGCTATACAGCACTGAGTTCAAATACAATAGGTCCTTTACAAAAAGACTAATGAGGCAGGTTGGCAGTGGCATCAGAGGAATAGCAGCTATGGAGCAGTGATCTAACTTAAAGTGAAAAGGTCAGGATTTAGCTCCGGAGGCTACTATTTGGTGCAACCTCGATATAATGCGAGATGGCTTAGCATGATATAGCTTAATATCCTGTTGGAAAGGATTTATAGTCATAGTCCTCTCACTCAACACCGACAAAACACAAAAGAGATTACCATGTGTTCTAAATAGCCCATCTGCATAGCAGACTTGGGTTCAATGGTAGGTATAATTATTTAGTAGGTATATTTATTTTCTATCATATACTTGAGCTGGGTTCAAACactgtttgaacccaggtctataCATAACGCAGAAAAGTCCCAccctgagggggaaaaaaactgtgCACTTTATGTGGACTTGAGATCAAAGCCCTTAGTCATGACCTTTTGAAAACCTGCTTCACATTTATTTCTAAAACAAATTAGATCCAGACAAtggaaatgtaaaaacaaaacagAATGTCAGAATTTgtttaaagaagaaaaaaattgtGTGCTTAGCAGAACAGATGCGGTGTAAACATAAACCACTCTATTGCACATGGTAAACAATGCCCACGAGCAGCCCACCCCTGCCATAAACTACATACATTTGCAATGAATcaacaagcccccccccccccccaacatttcAAATTTGGGCATACGTTTAATGCACTGCAAACCACCCTGGCTGAAGTACATCTCCTCTGTCAACAACAATGTATCTTCTGGCCCTGCACCTCAACACAACAAATATTTCACTACAATGGAATTCCAGAGTTTAAGTTCTGTTTTATGAAACTTAACTGGAGGAGAACGCCTTTTGGGTTGGCAATGCTGCTGTGAGGAGAGGCCACCATGTATGTACATTTGCCCCGGGGAACCTTCCTAATTCCATAGACAACGCTCGTGAGAGCATTCACTTTCAACAGAACTTGGCAAAAAAGAAAATGAGAGAACCTCATTACCTTGTCACATATCATGTCTGTATGAAATGTGATAATTGTTTGAAAAAAggaattataaaaaaaaaagcttCATTGCCTCTGGGAAGACTTCTACCTCTAGTCTAATGGCTTCGAAACCTATGACCTATTGAGTAATGGAGACAGTATCACTAAAAGACTCACGGTATGAAGTCTTTGTTGAAGACCATGGTGGCCATGAGTTCATGGGCCAGGTATTCACTGCCAGGTAATAGCCAGGGAAGCATTACCAGAGACACGTGGTGAAACAGGGCAGCATGCTTGGCCACCTCTGGGTCAGTTGGAACCTGGAAGCATTGAGTACAAAAAGGTAACTCATCCAAAATGTCCAAATCACACAAAGATGATCATGGCAAACTATCTGTATCTGAAATATTTAACGGAGGAACTTGTCAAGTGACAACAAGCGGAGACATCAGATGTACATATGCACCTCTTAACAGAATCACTGGTCTGAGATACAAAGTGACTCAATGACAACACAAGTAGAGCCTACTGGGCGATGGTAAACAGCATGACCCTGAATGACTATATGGATACCAGTCTGTTtggctaacattccactccttgtactcCAGGTCAAATGCAAAAGGTGATGTTTAGCATGGCAGGAGTGGaaaggagtggaatgatagctaaacagactggtactcagACTAGCCTAAGACTGAGTGATGGAAGTTGGGCTCTATACACTACCAGTCTACAGGCCAGCCTCAGCAGCAGGTAGAGCAGGTAGTGTTCATGACGCAGGACCCAATGAGACAGGGTAGGCTTGGCTTGGCCACAGCCACGCAGGTATCCTAGCACAGCCTCAAAGAGAAGGAGGCAGCTGAactgaacagagacagagagaacatagGAGAGAGATTAGTCCTAGGCCCACTAGCCCACTGTAAGGTAAGAAGACAAAGACATGAATGTGAATTGTTTCCTACACATCTCAGAATCAACCACTAGATGGTGGCAGATATCCATTCCGATCCACGCAGAACAACACTAAACGCTTGTGGTTTACACCGGACAGATAAGtcacatttagaaagtaactaCAGCTTCATAAGGACGTACTTTGCGGACCAGGCCTCTGTGGATGCTGGTGAGGGTGTCCAGGAGGTAGCACAGGGAGGTAATGAGGGGGAAGGGGGAGTTGGGTCCAGGCAGACCCCTAGCAGACGTCCACCCGGCGCAGTGCAGACCAGGGAGACTGGGGATGGTCTCAAGAGCGGGGCAGCAGGACTGAGGGTTACACACTGCCGAACTACACCTGGGAACACAACACAGATAGATCACAACAGAGAGACTACACACTCCCAGAGTATCATCCTACAGCACTGGATCAGGGGCCAGACAGAAAAAGCATTAACCACACAGAAAGAGCAACATCCCCTCCATTAAGCTCTGCAGTAAGGGAGTAAATCACCACAGATGTAGCCCTATGCTTCTAAGTAGATGGGACTCACTTGAGGTTGTTAATCAGGCTGTGAACAGCCTCGtgggacagcagagggagaagAACCTCTGAGGTCAGCATCTCCAGCTCCTGCAGACACTCCACTGGATTGAACGAGCTCTGAAAGGGTTGGCACACCAGATTAGAGACGATGAGTAAAAGCAATGATCTGGCCAATGATTTTTCTCAATTTTTGCTGTAGACTtgcttgtgtgttttggatcattgtcgtgCCGCATGACCCAGCTTCGCTTCAGCTCATGgatggatggcctgacattccCTGATACATAGCAGTTTCTTTAATGATGGCAAGTCGTCCAAGTCCTGAGGCAGCAACGTATtcttgaccgttggtatgaggttcttactgtggaatgcagtgtttggtttttcgGCAGACAACGGGGCCCCACGTCGTCCAAAAAGTAGACttaagtttgccaaaaagcacctggaagcACCTTTCTGTTCTGTATCAGAGACTTTTAAAAGGggaatgtcaggccatccatcCGTGTGCTGAAGcccagctgggtcatgcagcaagacaataatctaaaacaaaCAAGCATGTCTATATCAGAATGGCTGAAAAGCAAGACATTTCACGTTtttgaatggcctagtcaaagtccagacctaaatcCGATTGAGATGTGGCACACAAATGTTTCCAAGTTAAGCAGTTCTGCGTGGAAGAGATggacaaaattcctccacagcgatgtgagagactgattgacaactacaggaagcgtttggttgCAGTAATTGCAGCTCAAGGTGGGACAACcggttattgagtgtaagggggcaattactttctTACAAGGGGAATTGGGtattgcataactttgtttattaaataaatgaaataagtatcaagtgtgttatttgttcactcaggttccctttaatattaggttttggttgaagatctgaaaTCAGAAcatcagaaagggggcaaatatTTTAACCACAGCACTGTAGTGGAAGCCTATTTCCAATCTGTACTGATGAAGGACGACGAGGACAGGCAGTTAGGACTATTTAGATACAATTCTGGTCTGATCTTTTAATTCTCTTGTTGAGTACTGCTATAGTTTGTATAcagtcacctggatggagagcTGGGAGTAGAAGGCCCCCATGTAGACAAGGTAGGCCGGCACCAGTCTCAGGGTGCTCTCCCTCTGGACTGGCTCCCCCAGGGTTCTCACACAGCCCTTCAGCAGCCCCAGCACTGTGGGCTGCAGACCTGTCACATGACCCCACGTCACCGGGGGTGGGGGAGGACACTCGTCCCCCTGGGAACTGTAGTGAAAGTAGAGGTTTGTCACTGTTGAATCCAATGGCTATCAATACAAAGCAGCACATCATGGAGTCGCATGAAACACGTCAAAGCTGCAGGAGTAAACATAGTTAGAAGTGGTAGAGATCcagagtgtgtgttacctgaccAGGCCAGCCTGCAGCTCCTGATGGCAGCCGGCGGTGTGTGTGACCTGTGTGAGCAGAGTGAGGAGGGCCTGGAGCCTGTGGAGCTCCAGGGGCAACAGGGGCTCTGAGGGGCGCCGGGGCCGGTGGGCAGACTGCAATACTCTCACCAGGATGGGGTACAGGTCCCTGGTAATGGTAGAGGGAAGAAGATGTGCTGCTGTACTATTCACCCTGAGGGACAGACTTGTTTTTGACACGGCTTTTCCTGCCATGTATAATCTAACACCAAGCAATTATACCCATCTGATCTGGGTTGTCTGTGGAATTGAGCAATACCTTTGAACATGAAATTAGGAGGAATACTATTTTTTTAACACAGCGTGTCCAGATGGCTCATTACGGCCCCACCATCCCCCAGGAGCCTAGAGatagacactgagtgtacaaaacattagggaccgttgctctttccatgacataaactgaccaggtgaaagctatgatcctttatcattgtcacttgttaaatccacttccattagtgtagatgaaggggaggagacaggtcaaagaatgatgtttaagccttgagacatggattgtgtatgtgtgccattcagagggtgaatgggcaagacaaaatatttcagtacctttgaacagggtatggtagtagttgccaggcgcaccggtttgtgtgtatcaagaactgcaacgtcgCAGTTTTTTTTAACGTtccaacagtttcctgtgtgtatcaaaaatggtccaccacttAAAAGGACAACCAgcccaacttgacacaactgtgggaatcattggagtcaacatgggccagaatccctgtagaacgctttcgacaccctgagttcatgccctgacgaattgaggctgttctgagggggtgcaactaaatattaggaaggtgttcctaatgtcttGTACACTCCGTGTAGGTGATGTTTGGGGGTTTGAAGACCAGTGACTCACGTGTACAGGTTACAGGCCTGTCCATAGCTGGCTGCAACGGCCCACAGCCGGTAGGCCTCAGTGCTGACCCTCAAGGCCTCCTCTGGCTCCAGCAGCAGCTCGCTGGGCTCTGGGGCAAGCAGACGAGACAGACGCTCCCGCGCACCTAGAGAGTTCAGCTGGGGAACACAGTCAGGGTGACTTCATTCTACTAGTCTATTAGACAAGATCATATATCACATCAAGATCATAAAACACTTATGCATCACTCCATCATATTGAAGTTACCCAACAGAAGAAGGCTAGGTGTAGCATTACTACATGAGGTAAGCTGGCAGTTGGGTTTGAAAACTCTCTCCAAACTTACCAGCCTGGCACAGGCGTGCCTGCCAGTGGTGGCCAGGACACGTAGCAGCTTCATGGCATTGGCCACGGGCAGTCCGTATGCAGATTGGGGCGTGGGTGAGGCAGGCACTGTCCAGGAGCAGGGCAGGAACTCTGACATAACAGTCTCCATCAGACGAGGGCAGTCCAAGACCTGCAGTGGCAGTCCAGATAGTAGTCATACTACAAATGTTAACTCATGTCAAGAGGCTAATAGCTAATAAAACCAGAGAGCGGCAGAGATATGCCAGAGGGCATTGTGGGCAGTGTAGTTGATGTTACCTGAGTGGCTGCAGAGGAGGAGTGTCTG encodes the following:
- the rpap1 gene encoding RNA polymerase II-associated protein 1 — its product is MIRRPKPTDSEADLLEEQERFLASGTPSTVNVVRRPDKRSGDTNGAQGDQRDVVTIQDLPDELPTLTPAPPKKSRLKVDRVRFEDEDPEERLDRHDTHISAVLSKIIERDTSTTPVSLPAFTGLAFPKVLHRPEMESMVPAAGEKRSIFARQIAAQRIKEGNTPLYFAPESRGQTSGPKVLNLSPESTMEMDQLPSRLDRFSAMAGPKLVSGQGLGGSDSTVEMLKIHQENQAKLQAMSDGEILEEQKRLLGQLDPRCVDFVRSRKAQGALASAPQPSTSRDERLGEQRLQETVMIGAKKPEQNPLEVEMEREEDEDEPTPQPPMKEEDLPVKPQKEWVHMDKLEPEKLEWIRDLPAPRRKGTKQAMLARFDFAGTLIPPTEDLPTHLGLHHHGEEPELAGYSLQELFLLSRSQVIQQRRLALNTLAHVLTKARAGEFAAALRGSVVSTLLDAGLLFLLRFSLDDNVEGVVSAAVHALRALLVSSDDEDCLDSTLSWFRGLASFPLLPTAQEEEDEEDEGLPEVMRETAQEKEEKKTDHDVARNDVVKGLLRMKLLPRLRYILEVIRPSPRVVQDVLGVLIRIARHSSSAATQVLDCPRLMETVMSEFLPCSWTVPASPTPQSAYGLPVANAMKLLRVLATTGRHACARLLNSLGARERLSRLLAPEPSELLLEPEEALRVSTEAYRLWAVAASYGQACNLYTDLYPILVRVLQSAHRPRRPSEPLLPLELHRLQALLTLLTQVTHTAGCHQELQAGLVSSQGDECPPPPPVTWGHVTGLQPTVLGLLKGCVRTLGEPVQRESTLRLVPAYLVYMGAFYSQLSIQSSFNPVECLQELEMLTSEVLLPLLSHEAVHSLINNLKCSSAVCNPQSCCPALETIPSLPGLHCAGWTSARGLPGPNSPFPLITSLCYLLDTLTSIHRGLVRKFSCLLLFEAVLGYLRGCGQAKPTLSHWVLRHEHYLLYLLLRLACRLVPTDPEVAKHAALFHHVSLVMLPWLLPGSEYLAHELMATMVFNKDFIPEGQIGGPEAAEMSELRVQERSSPPLQTLGPLLREACVQLPSVRGCYLSHLAHMEPSVLSSRDFHLGRTPWLNTQLLPELSGPFLPSDWPFLPLVSLYERAGAPDGGGLQVESLPAGAVHSVTHCLQWLLLLEVWREDALRVVLPVAKLARLACIFLCSSDLFMEMPVQRLTWALFRLLTRPSQLEALDLNSPPTGLASFNDLYSALVGQFEAVSFGDPLFGCVILLPLQRRFSVTMRLTLFGEHVGLLRSLGVTLEQLAIPMERFTSPPEDSLPLLRLYFRALVTGTLRLCWCPVLYVVALSHLNTFIFSQCAASQVQSTSQAQGVDQQVETARRSLLRKTHYLTDEVLRSHLLLFRLPQKDAELGFNTYDQLPSIRQRRLESVLGTQGTSDSKGE